The Natator depressus isolate rNatDep1 chromosome 8, rNatDep2.hap1, whole genome shotgun sequence genome window below encodes:
- the LOC141992838 gene encoding heme-binding protein 2-like isoform X1, with the protein MIKSFKQRFLSLELQSPRWSSAEITVQDYELRHYETAKWASTVIKGKMQKEALRQGFWKLFYYIQGKNEKVAAGPKVAFTLCLCLRLVQDRTFLILILPEMKIEMTVPVTCLVKSGCTDFKVSFFVPFEHQDSPPQPTDPDVFIEERKGEAIFVRSFGGFASPEKYAEEAQALAIILKNAGRSFHEDFYYTAGYDSPFKLFNRHNEVWYFKK; encoded by the exons ATGATCAAGTCCTTCAAACAGAGATTTTTGTCGCTGGAGCTGCAGTCACCCAGGTGGAGCTCAGCAGAGATCACG GTGCAAGATTACGAGCTGCGTCACTATGAGACGGCCAAATGGGCTAGCACAGTAATTAAAGGAAAGATGCAGAAGGAGGCACTGCGCCAGGGCTTCTGGAAACTCTTCTACTACATTCAGGGGAAGAATGAGAAAG TGGCTGCAGGTCCCAAGGTAGCATTCACCCTCTGTCTCTGCTTGCGGCTGGTGCAAGACAGGACCTTTCTTATCCTCATTCTTCCAGAGATGAAGATTGAGATGACTGTGCCGGTGACGTGCCTGGTGAAATCTGGTTGCACAGACTTCAAGGTCTCATTCTTTGTGCCATTCGAGCATCAAgactcccccccacagcccacagACCCAGACGTCTTCATCGAGGAGCGGAAGGGAGAGGCCATCTTTGTCAG GTCCTTTGGTGGGTTTGCCTCTCCAGAGAAATATGCTGAGGAAGCCCAGGCACTGGCAATAATCCTAAAGAATGCGGGTCGGTCATTCCATGAAGACTTCTATTACACTGCTGGCTATGACAGTCCGTTCAAGCTCTTCAATAGGCACAATGAAGTGTGGTATTTCAAGAAGTAA
- the LOC141992838 gene encoding heme-binding protein 2-like isoform X2: MIKSFKQRFLSLELQSPRWSSAEITVQDYELRHYETAKWASTVIKGKMQKEALRQGFWKLFYYIQGKNEKEMKIEMTVPVTCLVKSGCTDFKVSFFVPFEHQDSPPQPTDPDVFIEERKGEAIFVRSFGGFASPEKYAEEAQALAIILKNAGRSFHEDFYYTAGYDSPFKLFNRHNEVWYFKK, encoded by the exons ATGATCAAGTCCTTCAAACAGAGATTTTTGTCGCTGGAGCTGCAGTCACCCAGGTGGAGCTCAGCAGAGATCACG GTGCAAGATTACGAGCTGCGTCACTATGAGACGGCCAAATGGGCTAGCACAGTAATTAAAGGAAAGATGCAGAAGGAGGCACTGCGCCAGGGCTTCTGGAAACTCTTCTACTACATTCAGGGGAAGAATGAGAAAG AGATGAAGATTGAGATGACTGTGCCGGTGACGTGCCTGGTGAAATCTGGTTGCACAGACTTCAAGGTCTCATTCTTTGTGCCATTCGAGCATCAAgactcccccccacagcccacagACCCAGACGTCTTCATCGAGGAGCGGAAGGGAGAGGCCATCTTTGTCAG GTCCTTTGGTGGGTTTGCCTCTCCAGAGAAATATGCTGAGGAAGCCCAGGCACTGGCAATAATCCTAAAGAATGCGGGTCGGTCATTCCATGAAGACTTCTATTACACTGCTGGCTATGACAGTCCGTTCAAGCTCTTCAATAGGCACAATGAAGTGTGGTATTTCAAGAAGTAA
- the ZBTB37 gene encoding zinc finger and BTB domain-containing protein 37, whose protein sequence is MEKSGNIQLEIPDFSNSVLSHLNQLRMQGRLCDIVVNVQGQAFRAHKVVLAASSPYFRDHMSLNEMSTVSISVIKNPTVFEQLLSFCYTGRICLQLADIISYLTAASFLQMQHIIDKCTQILEGIHFKINVAEVEAEPSQTRTKHQERPPESHRVTPNLNRSLSPRHNTPKGSRLGQVSTVLDIRELSPPEESTSPQIIEQSSDVESREPILRINRAGQWYVETGVADRGGRNDDDVRVLGGVRIKTENLEEWLGTENQPSGEDGSSAEEVTTMVIDTTGHGSMGQETYTLGSSGAKVVRPTSSEIDRFSPSGSMVTVTERYRSKSESPGRMDEPKQPNSQVEESAMIGVSGYVEYLREQEVSERWFRYNPRLTCIYCAKSFNQKGSLDRHMRLHMGITPFVCRMCGKKYTRKDQLEYHIRKHTGNKPFHCHVCGKSFPFQAILNQHFRKNHPGCVPLEGPHSISPETTVTSRGQAEEESPPQEEAVVAGETAQGSVSTTGPD, encoded by the exons ATGGAGAAAAGTGGAAACATTCAGCTGGAGATCCCTGACTTCAGCAACTCTGTCCTGAGCCACCTAAACCAGCTGCGCATGCAGGGCCGCCTGTGTGACATAGTGGTCAATGTGCAAGGACAGGCTTTCCGTGCTCACAAAGTGGTGCTGGCTGCTAGCTCGCCCTACTTCCGTGACCATATGTCACTGAACGAGATGAGCACAGTCTCCATTTCAGTCATCAAGAACCCCACTGTTTTTGAGCAGCTCCTTTCCTTTTGTTATACCGGGCGGATATGCCTGCAGTTGGCTGACATCATCAGTTACCTAACGGCAGCCAGCTTCCTGCAGATGCAGCACATTATAGACAAATGCACGCAGATCCTCGAGGGAATTCACTTCAAAATTAATGTGGCAGAGGTTGAAGCTGAACCGAGCCAGACTAGGACAAAGCATCAGGAGAGACCCCCAGAGTCTCACCGGGTTACCCCAAATCTAAACCGCTCTCTGAGCCCACGCCACAACACTCCAAAAGGGAGTCGTCTAGGCCAGGTCAGCACTGTGCTGGACATTCGGGAGCTGAGCCCCCCTGAGGAGTCCACCAGCCCTCAGATAATTGAGCAGAGTTCAGACGTGGAGAGCAGGGAGCCCATACTGCGGATTAACAGAGCAGGACAGTGGTACGTTGAGACAGGAGTGGCTGACCGTGGGGGACGGAACGACGATGATGTTAGGGTGCTTGGAGGAGTGCGCATTAAAACAGAGAACCTGGAGGAGTGGCTGGGAACGGAGAATCAGCCATCGGGAGAAGATGGGAGCAGCGCTGAGGAAGTCACGACCATGGTAATTGACACAACAGGCCACGGATCGATGGGCCAGGAGACTTACACATTAGGGTCATCAGGAGCCAAAGTGGTTAGGCCAACCAGCAGTGAGATTGACAG atTTAGTCCTTCTGGCAGCATGGTTACTGTAACTGAGCGGTACAGATCGAAAAGTGAGTCTCCCGGGCGGATGGATGAGCCTAAGCAGCCCAATTCCCAG GTGGAGGAGTCCGCCATGATTGGAGTGAGCGGTTATGTTGAGTATCTCCGTGAACAGGAAGTGTCTGAGCGGTGGTTCCGGTACAACCCACGGCTCACCTGCATCTACTGTGCCAAATCCTTCAACCAGAAAGGCAGTCTGGACCGGCACATGCGTCTTCACATGGGCATCACGCCCTTCGTTTGCCGCATGTGCGGTAAAAAGTACACCCGCAAGGATCAGCTGGAGTACCACATCCGCAAGCACACAGGCAACAAGCCCTTTCATTGCCACGTTTGCGGCAAGAGCTTCCCCTTCCAGGCCATCCTCAACCAACACTTTCGCAAAAACCACCCTGGCTGTGTGCCTCTGGAGGGGCCGCACAGCATTTCTCCCGAGACCACCGTCACCTCCAGGGGGCAGGCCGAGGAAGAGTCTCCCCCGCAGGAGGAAGCTGTCGTAGCAGGGGAGACGGCACAGGGATCTGTGTCCACCACCGGGCCAGATTGA